In bacterium (Candidatus Blackallbacteria) CG13_big_fil_rev_8_21_14_2_50_49_14, the following are encoded in one genomic region:
- a CDS encoding glutathione S-transferase has protein sequence MYSILSQGRQGFRDHQVWGKMRYPLRRLTAMLKLYDLNLSPNAFKVRAVLHELELPFETIPVDIMQGGGQTPEYLAKNPNGKVPVLEDGEFVLWESNAIIKYLARLKPEAGLLPEDARPLARLDQWLFWQSGHYYTPIINLAVEKMFKPMAGKEPDAVLVASLTQDFLRLTQVLNQGLTGREFLLGRISVADFALASTLVPRQQLGLDISAFPAVAAWIERMEARESWKKAK, from the coding sequence GTGTACTCGATTTTGAGTCAAGGCCGTCAGGGCTTCAGAGATCATCAGGTCTGGGGTAAAATGAGGTATCCCCTCAGGAGGCTTACTGCCATGCTTAAACTTTATGATTTGAATCTCTCCCCCAACGCCTTTAAAGTACGTGCTGTTTTGCATGAATTGGAACTGCCCTTTGAAACAATTCCCGTCGATATTATGCAAGGAGGGGGGCAAACCCCTGAATACCTGGCGAAGAACCCCAATGGCAAAGTCCCTGTACTTGAAGACGGGGAGTTCGTGCTCTGGGAATCCAATGCAATTATCAAATACCTGGCCCGGCTCAAACCTGAGGCGGGACTTTTGCCAGAAGACGCACGCCCTTTGGCACGCCTGGATCAATGGCTTTTCTGGCAAAGTGGCCACTATTATACGCCGATTATCAATCTGGCGGTCGAAAAAATGTTTAAACCCATGGCGGGCAAAGAGCCTGATGCGGTTCTTGTGGCCTCTCTCACCCAAGACTTTTTACGTCTGACCCAGGTCTTAAACCAAGGATTAACAGGTCGTGAGTTTCTTCTCGGGCGTATTTCTGTTGCAGATTTCGCCTTGGCCTCTACCCTGGTTCCCCGTCAACAACTGGGACTTGATATTTCAGCCTTTCCGGCAGTAGCAGCTTGGATCGAACGCATGGAAGCCCGAGAAAGCTGGAAGAAAGCAAAGTGA